A part of Fervidobacterium thailandense genomic DNA contains:
- a CDS encoding SDR family NAD(P)-dependent oxidoreductase: protein MVDTKVVAISGGAKNIGKGIARRFLNEGWAVAIIDLDAEALEKLEFESERTLKFVGDVSDEYAVADFFLKIKEKFGRLDAIVNNAAIGGFRDFLSLSVAEWKRVIDVNLTGYFLMARFGVVLMLENPGTGAIVNISSTRALMSESGNEAYSASKAGILGLTHALANSLGPRVRVNAVCPGWILHEGEEISEAEHKQHPVGRAGRIEDIANIVYFLADETQSGFITGQYFVVDGGMTKKMIYI from the coding sequence ATGGTAGACACAAAGGTAGTTGCCATCAGTGGTGGGGCGAAAAACATTGGAAAGGGTATCGCTCGAAGGTTCTTAAATGAAGGCTGGGCGGTTGCAATCATCGATTTGGATGCCGAAGCGTTGGAAAAACTCGAATTCGAATCGGAAAGAACACTAAAATTTGTCGGTGATGTTTCCGACGAATACGCTGTCGCTGACTTTTTCCTTAAGATTAAAGAAAAATTTGGTAGGTTGGATGCCATCGTGAACAACGCGGCGATTGGCGGATTTAGGGACTTTCTCTCACTGTCAGTTGCTGAATGGAAACGCGTCATCGACGTGAACCTCACCGGATACTTTCTCATGGCACGGTTTGGTGTTGTCCTGATGCTCGAAAATCCTGGTACAGGTGCGATTGTAAATATCTCCTCGACACGAGCACTCATGTCCGAATCTGGGAACGAGGCTTACAGCGCATCAAAGGCGGGAATTCTCGGCCTCACACACGCACTCGCGAATTCATTGGGACCAAGGGTAAGAGTGAACGCTGTGTGTCCTGGGTGGATACTCCACGAAGGTGAGGAAATATCGGAAGCGGAGCACAAGCAACACCCTGTCGGAAGAGCAGGGAGAATCGAAGACATAGCGAACATCGTTTATTTTCTGGCAGATGAAACTCAAAGTGGTTTTATAACAGGGCAATACTTCGTCGTGGATGGAGGAATGACGAAGAAAATGATCTATATTTGA
- the pepV gene encoding dipeptidase PepV yields MNIDEKIRKAVESRFEEILNALGRVIRIRSVMGEPKEGMPFGEGPAKALEETLKIAKELGFEPVNVDNYAGHVEYGSGGKLYAILGHLDVVPEGDVSRWSSDPYELTIRDGKMYGRGVSDDKGPSIGALYALKIASELVDKPKNRVRIIFGTNEENGSQCLKYYFTKEPYPDAAVTPDGDFPMVFAEKGIVTYSIKKELPTNYETKILELKAGTAANVVPEECTVVLETNKISEIAYLVSNYRGLCRYSFEIEGNKITLKSYGKSAHGAHPEAGINAAAGMLELLTRIDLGPANEIIASLYERLGKDYYGIGLGIAGQDNVSGKLTCNLGILKLEEGKIHAVINIRHPIFFNVEMLTSQIREAMKGFEVEMLSYSKPLYVSKDSDFVKLLLEVYRGETGDETEPLAIGGGTYARSVPYGVAYGAVFPGEETHMHQPDESWSIESFKKFIRIYTKLIYRWLTE; encoded by the coding sequence ATGAATATCGATGAAAAGATAAGGAAAGCTGTGGAAAGCCGTTTTGAGGAAATACTGAACGCACTTGGTAGGGTTATTCGCATTAGATCCGTTATGGGTGAACCGAAGGAAGGTATGCCGTTCGGCGAGGGGCCGGCAAAAGCGTTGGAAGAGACTCTGAAAATCGCCAAAGAGCTGGGATTCGAACCCGTCAATGTTGACAACTACGCAGGGCATGTGGAATACGGTAGTGGAGGTAAACTGTACGCAATATTGGGGCACCTGGATGTCGTACCTGAGGGCGACGTTTCCAGGTGGTCAAGTGATCCGTACGAATTGACAATACGGGACGGGAAGATGTACGGTAGGGGTGTCTCTGACGACAAAGGCCCAAGCATCGGCGCACTTTACGCTTTAAAAATTGCCTCTGAGCTCGTTGATAAGCCGAAAAACAGGGTGAGGATAATTTTCGGGACGAACGAAGAAAATGGTTCCCAATGTCTCAAATATTATTTCACCAAAGAACCGTACCCGGATGCAGCAGTCACACCGGACGGTGACTTTCCGATGGTCTTTGCCGAAAAGGGTATAGTCACGTATTCCATCAAGAAAGAACTTCCCACAAATTACGAGACCAAGATCCTGGAGCTCAAAGCCGGTACCGCGGCAAACGTTGTTCCAGAAGAGTGTACCGTGGTGCTCGAAACAAACAAAATCTCAGAAATCGCTTACTTAGTGTCGAATTACAGGGGACTTTGTAGGTACAGTTTTGAAATCGAGGGAAACAAGATTACCTTGAAGTCCTACGGTAAGTCCGCGCACGGTGCGCACCCTGAGGCCGGCATCAACGCGGCAGCGGGAATGCTCGAATTGTTGACACGCATCGATCTTGGCCCTGCTAACGAAATCATCGCAAGTCTTTACGAGCGACTTGGCAAAGATTATTACGGTATCGGCTTGGGGATAGCTGGACAGGATAACGTTAGCGGGAAACTTACATGTAACCTGGGAATTCTCAAACTGGAAGAAGGAAAAATACACGCTGTTATTAACATTAGACATCCTATCTTCTTCAACGTTGAGATGTTAACATCGCAAATAAGAGAAGCGATGAAAGGTTTTGAAGTTGAGATGCTGAGTTATTCTAAACCACTATACGTGTCTAAAGACAGCGATTTTGTAAAGTTGCTCCTCGAGGTGTACCGCGGTGAAACGGGGGATGAAACTGAACCACTTGCCATCGGTGGAGGTACGTACGCTCGGAGCGTGCCGTACGGAGTTGCTTATGGAGCGGTCTTTCCGGGCGAGGAAACTCACATGCACCAACCCGACGAATCCTGGTCAATTGAGTCGTTCAAAAAATTCATCAGAATTTACACTAAACTGATATACAGGTGGTTAACAGAGTAA
- a CDS encoding phosphoenolpyruvate carboxykinase (ATP): MDKLTRTVIVDGSIVYTDSSEILSSAGFEKLLLEYIEILKERNSPLLRALEAFRVGDEYHIRHIVEYIHLLTLRNVRDITTIINYVNPEDFAKFIESFYTFWRNKHRFMIKRENYTTDPARRTSIVFTAAMVAEEFKNLIRNLYRTVMKNITVDDSSVIVRQLPSGAQVTFLVDNLNVEKPRLTKFKSIPTIWGAIFDPPVIFYTKSNKRKGVLPVVDEPVIERIKLENSTDDWYHVPILVGDLLMFVYVHKEFLCHAAGLGNLFQFADLKSIKEKEVCGVLIFGLKPEEIPDFKPSWKNGVIFNEGEFYVGIIPAIDENDYFGYMKKTILTLHNLYRIDQGKLPIHGSMARIVLKNGKSAVAMFVGDSGAGKSETLDALNRLEEVAYVDVIIDDMGCLDILNGRVVAYGTETGAFVRLDDLPPGYAYYTMDRSIFMNPDKINARVIVPFNNYKDIITPTPIDFFFYANNYTEVKEDSERIIFFDSVEEAIKVFSAGKRMSKGTTSEEGMTESYFANPFGAVQRQEVHHRIAGQFLTKMFETGVRVGEIRTMLGVEGYEKEGTQLAARALLKLIEKVK, from the coding sequence GTGGACAAGCTCACTCGCACGGTTATTGTTGATGGTTCGATAGTCTACACGGATTCGAGCGAGATTTTGAGTAGTGCAGGGTTTGAAAAACTCTTGCTTGAGTATATCGAAATACTGAAGGAACGAAACAGTCCGTTATTGAGGGCTCTTGAGGCGTTTCGTGTTGGAGATGAATATCATATAAGACACATTGTGGAGTACATTCATCTACTAACCCTCAGAAACGTCAGAGACATCACAACGATAATCAATTACGTCAACCCCGAAGACTTTGCGAAGTTCATCGAATCGTTCTACACATTTTGGAGAAACAAGCATAGGTTCATGATAAAGCGTGAGAACTACACCACCGATCCAGCGCGTAGAACGAGTATCGTCTTTACTGCAGCAATGGTTGCCGAGGAGTTCAAAAACCTCATCCGCAATCTCTACCGGACTGTGATGAAGAATATCACCGTCGACGATTCGTCCGTAATCGTACGTCAATTACCGAGCGGCGCACAGGTCACGTTCCTTGTCGACAACCTAAATGTTGAGAAACCCAGACTAACAAAATTTAAATCCATCCCTACCATCTGGGGAGCTATTTTTGACCCACCGGTCATCTTTTACACCAAGTCGAACAAACGAAAAGGCGTCCTTCCCGTGGTGGACGAACCTGTTATTGAGAGAATCAAACTCGAGAATTCCACGGATGACTGGTATCACGTTCCCATCCTCGTTGGAGACCTCCTGATGTTCGTGTACGTTCACAAAGAATTCCTGTGTCACGCGGCGGGTTTGGGTAATCTCTTCCAATTTGCCGATTTAAAATCCATCAAAGAAAAGGAAGTTTGCGGTGTTTTGATCTTCGGGCTTAAACCGGAGGAAATCCCAGATTTTAAGCCCTCTTGGAAAAACGGTGTAATATTCAACGAGGGAGAATTTTACGTCGGTATCATACCTGCAATAGACGAAAATGACTATTTTGGCTACATGAAAAAGACGATCCTCACCCTCCACAACCTTTACCGAATCGATCAGGGTAAGTTGCCTATCCACGGTTCGATGGCCAGGATCGTGTTGAAGAACGGTAAAAGTGCGGTTGCGATGTTTGTAGGTGACAGCGGTGCTGGTAAGAGTGAAACATTGGACGCGTTGAACAGACTTGAGGAAGTTGCTTACGTCGATGTAATCATAGACGACATGGGTTGCTTGGACATTTTAAACGGACGTGTGGTTGCGTACGGCACCGAGACGGGAGCGTTCGTTCGCCTCGATGACCTACCACCAGGTTACGCGTACTACACGATGGATAGAAGCATATTCATGAACCCAGATAAAATCAACGCGAGGGTGATAGTGCCTTTCAACAACTATAAGGATATTATCACTCCGACCCCCATTGATTTCTTCTTCTACGCCAACAACTACACGGAAGTCAAAGAGGATAGCGAAAGAATAATCTTCTTCGACAGTGTCGAAGAAGCTATTAAGGTTTTCTCGGCGGGCAAAAGGATGTCGAAGGGTACCACGAGTGAAGAGGGAATGACCGAGAGCTATTTTGCCAATCCGTTTGGTGCAGTTCAAAGACAAGAAGTTCACCACAGAATAGCCGGGCAGTTCCTCACGAAGATGTTCGAAACCGGTGTTCGTGTTGGTGAAATCCGAACGATGCTGGGAGTTGAGGGTTACGAAAAAGAGGGTACACAATTGGCCGCACGGGCGTTGCTAAAACTCATAGAAAAAGTCAAGTGA
- the hflC gene encoding protease modulator HflC, producing MTRATLLGTVIFLTIVVIIFLSLSLVIVDETQYAVILRFGEIVKVVTKPGLTIKTPFVDRVVKFDRRKAIYDIPPERIITKDKKTLVVDSYVIWRISDPKRFIETMQTESLALTRIDDVVYSGLRNTLAKLDLDTIVTQERSFLNEVLSFSREKLRDFGIEIIDVRVKKTDLPEENRSAVFERMKSERQSIAALIRAEGEKEAQRIRAEADKKAAIIKAQALSEAERIKGTGEASATKIYAEAYSRDPEFYKFWKTLESYKNIIKDSVIILDENMEVLKQLK from the coding sequence ATGACACGTGCTACCCTACTTGGAACGGTTATTTTCCTGACAATCGTCGTGATTATCTTTCTGAGTTTGTCGCTCGTAATAGTTGATGAAACGCAGTACGCGGTGATCTTGAGATTCGGTGAGATAGTCAAGGTTGTTACAAAGCCTGGACTGACTATCAAAACCCCATTCGTCGACAGGGTCGTCAAGTTCGATCGCAGGAAAGCAATATACGACATACCACCGGAAAGGATAATAACGAAAGATAAGAAAACACTCGTGGTGGATTCCTACGTAATTTGGCGAATTTCCGATCCGAAGAGGTTCATAGAAACCATGCAAACGGAAAGTCTCGCTCTGACACGTATCGACGATGTTGTCTACTCAGGTTTGAGGAACACCTTAGCGAAACTGGATTTGGATACCATAGTGACCCAAGAACGTTCTTTCTTGAACGAAGTGCTGAGCTTTTCCAGAGAGAAACTGCGAGATTTTGGGATAGAAATCATCGACGTTCGTGTTAAGAAGACCGATCTTCCCGAGGAAAACCGGAGTGCGGTCTTTGAAAGGATGAAGTCGGAACGTCAGAGTATAGCGGCACTCATCAGAGCCGAAGGTGAAAAAGAAGCCCAGCGCATTCGAGCTGAAGCAGACAAGAAAGCGGCTATCATTAAAGCACAAGCACTTAGCGAAGCGGAACGAATAAAGGGAACCGGAGAGGCGAGTGCAACAAAAATTTACGCGGAAGCTTACTCTAGAGACCCGGAATTTTACAAGTTTTGGAAAACACTCGAGAGCTACAAAAATATCATAAAGGATAGTGTTATTATCCTCGATGAAAACATGGAGGTGTTAAAGCAACTGAAATAG
- the hflK gene encoding FtsH protease activity modulator HflK has product MRKKLILTLVLITVVFLYFATGFFQVNPSQVALIKTFGKFTSVVGPGFHVRAPFPFQSHVIVDVQSIRKEEIGFRTVGDRKYESSELEALMLTGDGNIVSVEAVVSYRVSDPVKFAFNIRSPEYLVKFTTEAALRDRISKRTVDEILTSERETVAEECLSIVQKLLDQYDSGIQIVNLLLQEVVPPKEVVEAFDDVNNAKQDKERYINEANKYANNLIPKVEGEAQKIILEAQSYAQQQILKAEGETQRYLAVLNEYKRAPEITKVRLKLSTLQEVLPQAKRIFVLDSSNKLSLLNISELIRGEK; this is encoded by the coding sequence GTGAGAAAAAAGCTAATACTTACACTGGTATTAATTACCGTGGTTTTTCTTTATTTTGCAACCGGTTTCTTTCAGGTAAATCCATCCCAAGTTGCCTTGATTAAAACCTTTGGGAAGTTCACGTCGGTCGTTGGACCAGGTTTTCACGTCCGTGCTCCGTTTCCATTCCAGTCCCACGTGATCGTGGACGTACAGAGCATCAGGAAAGAGGAGATAGGCTTCAGGACGGTGGGAGATAGAAAATATGAATCTTCGGAACTCGAAGCCCTTATGCTCACAGGGGATGGAAACATAGTCAGTGTCGAAGCGGTCGTTTCTTACAGGGTTTCTGATCCCGTGAAGTTTGCGTTTAACATTCGTTCACCGGAGTATCTTGTCAAGTTCACAACCGAAGCCGCTCTGAGGGACAGAATCTCAAAAAGAACGGTCGATGAGATACTAACCTCGGAGCGTGAGACTGTAGCCGAAGAATGTCTCAGCATCGTTCAGAAATTACTCGATCAGTACGATTCGGGCATTCAAATAGTGAACTTACTACTCCAGGAAGTTGTGCCTCCGAAAGAGGTCGTCGAGGCTTTTGACGACGTAAACAACGCAAAGCAGGATAAAGAAAGGTACATAAACGAAGCCAACAAATACGCAAACAATCTGATTCCTAAGGTCGAAGGTGAGGCTCAAAAGATCATCCTCGAAGCTCAATCATACGCACAACAGCAAATCCTAAAAGCCGAAGGTGAGACGCAAAGGTATCTCGCCGTACTCAACGAATACAAACGTGCACCGGAAATTACCAAGGTCCGCTTAAAACTTTCAACCCTTCAGGAGGTACTACCACAAGCGAAACGTATTTTTGTTCTCGATAGCTCGAATAAACTATCATTACTGAACATCTCCGAACTAATCAGAGGTGAAAAGTGA
- a CDS encoding 23S rRNA (pseudouridine(1915)-N(3))-methyltransferase RlmH — MEVYELNVEIIVPGKISAHLLPAYEYYLDRLDRYVNVNVSFVNLGGDVNVENPSVIKKREAEHIQKRLRGRSYILIDLGGRQLTSEEFAELISQHIPGKKELVFVIGGPVGVDETLKREARSIIELSKMTFTHEFCVVILLEQLFRAFKIIKNERYHY, encoded by the coding sequence ATGGAGGTGTACGAGCTGAACGTCGAAATCATCGTCCCCGGCAAGATCTCAGCACACCTGTTGCCAGCGTACGAGTATTACCTGGACAGGCTCGACAGGTACGTCAACGTCAACGTTTCATTTGTCAACCTTGGCGGAGATGTGAATGTGGAAAATCCTTCGGTTATCAAAAAACGTGAGGCTGAACATATTCAAAAAAGACTTCGCGGGCGAAGTTACATCCTCATTGATCTGGGTGGCAGGCAACTAACAAGTGAGGAATTTGCCGAGCTTATAAGTCAACACATCCCCGGAAAAAAGGAGCTTGTGTTCGTCATCGGTGGGCCGGTTGGAGTGGACGAAACGTTGAAACGAGAAGCTCGGTCTATCATCGAACTTTCGAAGATGACGTTCACACACGAATTTTGCGTCGTCATACTTCTCGAACAACTGTTTAGGGCTTTCAAAATAATTAAGAACGAGCGATATCACTATTGA
- a CDS encoding NYN domain-containing protein, whose protein sequence is MNSNLYIMFDFQNQPVDVQLVYSEALKHGRIAGGKAYGSWSKNRMAAFILYNYGIELVEIPEAEFLPNKKGNDIRLAVDCIEIALHNKVIDTFFLVTGDADFTALVYKLKSYGKRVIALARMKSTSYELVSAVDLFIPYEDIVKSEKLTDPIDRLSEELEIFLKRSGKEFTVENISRFLHAFNVNPNKYGCETMNELVDTIYERKVERPEKIKDLKLLLIKEAIFGMLSEENLPVLSKAHHVSLSDLKTALEILVHDGILEKQDNTYNVVRNKAFFSTILEKYPVEYTSLLSFIEKVYRAFVNGRVKSLNQVQQNEFKLSSAEFKSYLEAIKRSGCLKGIDDSDYISYSTPAKIVCELEDLKVCTFSYFVKRVLSHTFIFRDELDYIKELVFSNDQALFDACIEHLIKSEEITELGNVYFYTPK, encoded by the coding sequence GTGAACTCAAACCTTTACATCATGTTTGACTTCCAGAATCAACCCGTCGATGTGCAATTAGTTTACAGCGAAGCCCTGAAACACGGTAGGATCGCCGGTGGGAAGGCTTACGGTTCCTGGTCGAAGAACCGAATGGCGGCGTTCATCCTCTATAATTACGGAATTGAACTGGTTGAAATCCCAGAAGCGGAGTTTCTTCCGAACAAGAAAGGTAACGATATCCGCTTAGCAGTTGATTGTATTGAAATTGCGCTGCACAACAAGGTCATAGATACGTTCTTTCTTGTGACTGGGGACGCGGATTTCACAGCACTGGTGTACAAGCTCAAGTCTTATGGCAAACGTGTGATCGCGCTTGCTAGGATGAAATCAACCAGTTACGAACTTGTCTCCGCTGTGGATCTTTTCATTCCATACGAGGATATCGTCAAGAGTGAGAAACTCACAGACCCCATCGACCGACTCTCCGAGGAGCTGGAAATCTTCCTGAAGCGTTCTGGAAAAGAGTTCACCGTTGAAAACATCTCGCGGTTTCTTCACGCGTTCAATGTCAACCCGAACAAGTATGGTTGCGAGACGATGAACGAACTTGTGGACACGATATACGAACGCAAAGTCGAACGTCCCGAGAAAATCAAGGATCTTAAACTACTCCTCATTAAAGAGGCTATTTTCGGCATGCTTTCGGAGGAAAATTTGCCCGTCCTATCCAAAGCGCACCACGTGAGCCTCTCGGATTTAAAAACGGCACTGGAGATTCTCGTTCACGATGGGATCTTGGAAAAACAGGACAACACGTACAACGTCGTGAGAAACAAGGCATTCTTCTCGACCATCCTTGAAAAGTATCCCGTCGAGTACACCAGCTTACTCAGCTTTATCGAAAAAGTGTACAGAGCTTTTGTTAACGGAAGAGTTAAGTCACTGAACCAAGTTCAACAAAATGAATTTAAGCTATCGTCAGCGGAGTTCAAAAGTTATCTGGAAGCGATTAAACGAAGTGGATGCCTGAAAGGAATCGATGACAGCGACTACATTTCCTATTCCACACCGGCAAAGATTGTTTGCGAACTTGAAGATTTAAAAGTTTGCACCTTCTCATACTTTGTGAAGCGTGTGTTGTCGCACACTTTCATTTTCAGGGACGAACTGGACTATATAAAAGAACTTGTTTTTTCAAACGATCAAGCACTCTTCGATGCTTGCATTGAGCATCTCATCAAAAGCGAAGAGATCACGGAGCTCGGCAACGTTTACTTTTACACTCCCAAGTAA
- a CDS encoding DUF501 domain-containing protein translates to MECVGDRDLKIVERQLERKITNFLKVIKYCSFNFPVVILSYPVRENTPFPTIHYLTCPHLLREVSHLEEQGYISKLEVLVQQDAEIQRRLLNAHDEVRKKRSALLKGEDKHWEVVLNQVGSGGIKELTKLKCLHLHLADFLAGVDNPIGEIVYGMISQKECSNGHCAKFTI, encoded by the coding sequence ATGGAGTGCGTTGGTGATAGAGATTTAAAGATAGTCGAACGTCAACTCGAGCGTAAAATCACAAACTTCTTGAAGGTAATCAAGTACTGTTCTTTCAACTTCCCCGTCGTTATATTGAGTTACCCAGTCCGCGAGAACACGCCTTTTCCCACCATCCACTACCTCACCTGTCCGCACCTTCTGAGGGAAGTATCACACCTCGAGGAACAGGGCTACATATCAAAGTTGGAGGTTTTAGTACAACAAGACGCTGAAATTCAAAGGAGATTGTTGAACGCTCACGACGAGGTTCGAAAAAAACGTTCCGCGCTTCTGAAAGGGGAGGATAAGCACTGGGAAGTGGTTTTGAACCAGGTGGGGAGTGGTGGTATAAAGGAATTGACCAAGCTGAAATGTCTTCACCTGCATCTGGCCGATTTCTTAGCCGGTGTTGATAATCCTATCGGGGAGATAGTATACGGGATGATATCACAGAAGGAGTGCTCCAACGGCCACTGCGCAAAATTCACAATATGA
- a CDS encoding 50S ribosomal protein L11 methyltransferase codes for MVDEELYGEYDYYISDSSEGKVLAVVLPLDESEGVLISTLEDLGLMYIGTRESRPEDWLRNIVTEPFEMIPDVIVDPGDHELRVPSGKIVLKIPQGLAFGTGLHQTTKMCALFLKKYLYPGMDVLDLGCGSGILAILSKKLGARRVVAVDNDPLAVEVAKENALRNNVDVDVRQSELFSNVEGQFDIIVSNIVAEVLVEALKEAKRFLKPNGLVILSGIITQKLYLFEGYKIVDQMVMDEWSALVIEI; via the coding sequence TTGGTAGATGAGGAACTTTACGGGGAGTACGATTACTATATTTCCGATAGCAGCGAGGGTAAGGTCCTCGCTGTTGTTTTACCATTAGACGAGTCAGAGGGAGTGTTAATTTCGACGCTGGAGGACCTCGGACTTATGTACATTGGAACAAGGGAGAGTAGACCCGAAGATTGGTTGAGGAATATTGTGACTGAGCCCTTCGAAATGATTCCTGACGTAATCGTCGATCCTGGAGATCATGAATTAAGAGTACCCAGTGGCAAGATCGTGTTGAAAATCCCGCAAGGGCTCGCCTTCGGGACAGGATTACACCAAACAACAAAAATGTGCGCTTTATTTTTGAAAAAGTACCTGTATCCAGGAATGGACGTCTTGGATTTGGGTTGCGGAAGTGGAATACTCGCGATACTCTCAAAAAAGCTCGGAGCGCGGCGAGTCGTAGCCGTTGACAACGATCCCTTGGCCGTCGAGGTAGCCAAGGAAAACGCGCTTCGAAACAACGTTGATGTAGATGTTAGACAGTCCGAGCTGTTCTCCAACGTGGAGGGACAGTTCGATATAATCGTCTCGAACATCGTTGCCGAGGTATTGGTCGAGGCGCTCAAAGAGGCGAAAAGATTCTTAAAACCGAATGGTTTGGTGATCCTTTCTGGAATTATAACGCAAAAATTGTACCTCTTTGAAGGATACAAAATCGTGGATCAGATGGTGATGGACGAATGGAGTGCGTTGGTGATAGAGATTTAA
- a CDS encoding LysM peptidoglycan-binding domain-containing M23 family metallopeptidase: MKKIIVLYFLLAITMAFSFYIKYTVQKGDTLYELSKNFGIPIPILIDWNPGLSPTTLKVGNTLNIPLVPGIMYKVPEKMTISDLARYFFLDVNEIVAVNPSIGTQLTAGKQVFVPVGKVNTSFTQLTDFIWPVYGRITSEFGWRIHPIYGRTLFHTGIDIKVPEGTPVFAARSGTVKYAGWMSGYGNLIIIDHGDYETYYAHLSKINVYVGLRVEKGDFIARSGNTGTSTGPHLHFEVRKYGEANDPIAYLPRTNTYVMRRVFSE; encoded by the coding sequence ATGAAGAAGATAATTGTACTATATTTTCTGTTAGCGATTACAATGGCGTTCTCGTTCTATATAAAATACACCGTTCAGAAGGGGGACACACTGTACGAACTATCGAAAAATTTTGGAATTCCTATCCCTATACTTATTGACTGGAATCCGGGGCTTTCCCCAACGACACTGAAGGTTGGGAATACGTTAAACATTCCTCTTGTCCCGGGAATCATGTACAAAGTGCCCGAAAAGATGACAATCTCCGATTTGGCGAGGTATTTTTTTCTTGATGTAAATGAGATCGTTGCTGTTAATCCATCCATAGGAACTCAGCTGACAGCGGGTAAGCAAGTATTTGTACCAGTAGGTAAGGTGAACACCTCTTTCACTCAGCTCACTGATTTTATTTGGCCCGTTTATGGTAGGATAACCTCCGAGTTCGGTTGGAGAATACATCCCATTTACGGTAGAACACTCTTTCACACGGGGATTGATATAAAGGTACCTGAAGGAACACCGGTTTTTGCTGCAAGGTCAGGGACGGTCAAATACGCTGGTTGGATGAGCGGATACGGTAACTTGATCATCATTGACCACGGTGATTACGAAACCTACTATGCCCATCTTTCAAAAATTAACGTTTACGTTGGGCTAAGAGTGGAAAAAGGTGATTTCATTGCCAGGTCCGGAAATACGGGTACTTCCACAGGTCCACATCTGCATTTTGAGGTACGTAAATACGGTGAGGCAAACGATCCGATTGCGTACTTACCGAGAACGAACACGTACGTCATGAGGAGGGTCTTTTCTGAGTAA